A genomic region of Cyprinus carpio isolate SPL01 chromosome B13, ASM1834038v1, whole genome shotgun sequence contains the following coding sequences:
- the LOC122139377 gene encoding zinc finger protein 239-like, with protein MELIKEESEDMKIEETFRVKQEDPEQLTELMSLNEESDMLTDMEEKDQYEKHHDFITGDESFSCSQTENTSSRKIAQKIGTRSYFACFQCGKSFSQHENLQVHLKLHTGEKSYTYPQCGKQDGKLKVHTRFHTQESPFTCQQCGNIFTQKGSLNRHMRIHIGEKPYTCPQCGKSFDQHGNLKVHMRVHTGESPFACQQCGKSFSRKGNLNYHMRVHTGESPFTCQQCGISFTVKGSLTRHMRIHTGEKPYTCPQCGESFEQHGNLKVHMRIHTGEKPYTCPQCEKSFDQHWNLKVHMRVHTGEKPYKCTQCGKSFDRHGNFKAHVRVHTGEKPYTCAQCGKSFTQKGHLEVHMRIHTGEKPFTCQKCGKSFSRKEILDKHMNIHTGEDEFSSIWTS; from the exons atggagttaattaaagaggagagtgaagacatgaagattgaagaaacattcagagtcaaacaagaagatcCTGAGCAACTAACAG AACTGATGTCATTGAATGAGGAGAGTGACATGCTGACTGATATGGAAGAGAAAGATCAATATGAGAAACATCATGATTTCATAACTGGAGATGAATCTTTTAGTTGCTCACAGACTGAAAATACTTCCTCACGAAAGATAGCTCAAAAGATAGGAACAAGAAGTTATTTTGCCTGCtttcagtgtgggaagagtttcagtcAACATGAAAACCTTCAGGTCCACCTAaaacttcacactggagagaagtctTACACATACCCTCAATGTGGAAAACAAGATGGGAAACTTAAAGTCCACACAAGATTTCACACTCAAGAGAGCCCttttacctgccaacagtgtggaaacatattcactcaaaaaggaagccttaacaggcacatgagaattcacattggagagaagccttacacatgccctcagtgtggaaagagttttgatcAACATGGGaatcttaaagtccacatgagagttcacactggagagagcccTTTCGCctgtcaacagtgtggaaaaagtttcagccgaaaaggaaaccttaattatcacatgagagttcacactggtgagagccctttcacctgccaacagtgtggaataaGTTTCACTGTAAAAGGAAGTCTTACcaggcacatgagaattcacactggagagaagccttacacatgccctcagtgtggagaGAGTTTCGAACAGCATGGAAACCTTAaggtccacatgagaattcacactggagaaaagccttacacatgccctcagtgtgaaaagagttttgatcaacattggaaccttaaagtccacatgagagttcacactggagagaagccttacaaatgcactcagtgtggaaagagttttgatcGACATGGAAACTTTAAAGCCCATGTGAgggttcacactggagagaagccttacacatgtgctcagtgtggaaagagtttcactcaaaaaggacaccttgaagtccacatgagaattcacactggagagaagcctttcacctgccaaaaatgtggaaaaagtttcagccGAAAAGAAATCCTTGACAAGCACATGAACATTCACACTGGAGAGGATGAGTTTAGCTCTATATGGACATCTTAA
- the LOC122139376 gene encoding gastrula zinc finger protein XlCGF52.1-like codes for MAFIKEESEDLKIEETFRAKHEDTKEQTDLVALKEESAVLNEMKEEDHDFITEEKSFSCSQSENTSSQNITQMTRTLNSHTREASGEKPFKCQQCERSFQLNKYLKNHMRTHAEDKPFTCYHCGKSFCHKGSLKTHMRIHTGEKPYSCPLCRMNFTYKPTFNAHMKSHTGENPFTCKLCGKSFSQKGNLKYHMRVHTGEKPFRCPNCGKSFSYKVSLKSHMRIHTGEKPYSCPLCRMNFTYKESFDIHLRVHTGENLYTCKLCGKSFSQKGNLKYHMRIHTGEKPFTCDQCGKSFRYKVSLNKHTRIHSRENCPTCHQCGKSFTDQKDLKNHVLTHIGEKPFLCHHCGKSFTRKGNLKTHMIIHTGERPFICHHCGKCFRFKINLQTHLRLHTGERPYTCLQR; via the coding sequence ACCTGGTAGCGTTGAAAGAGGAGAGTGCAGTACTCAATGAAATGAAAGAGGAAGACCATGATTTCATAACTGAAGAAAAATCTTTTAGTTGCTCACAGTCTGAAAATACTTCCTCACAAAATATAACTCAAATGACAAGAACCCTTAATTCCCACACAAGAGAAGCttctggagagaagcctttcaaaTGCCAGCAGTGCGAAAGGAGTTTCCAATTAAATAAATACCTTAAGAATCACATGAGAACTCACGCCGAGGACAAGCCTTTCACATGCTAtcattgtggaaagagtttttgtCATAAAGGTAGTCTCAAaactcacatgagaattcacactggagagaagccttactcATGCCCACTGTGCAGAATGAATTTCACATATAAACCAACCTTTAATGCTCATATGAAaagtcacactggagagaaccctttcacctgcaaactgtgtgggaagagcttcTCACAAAAGGGAAATCTAAAGtatcacatgagagttcacactggagaaaagcctttcagGTGCCCTaattgtggaaagagtttcagttaTAAAGTAAGCCTCAAGTCTCACATGAGAatacacactggagagaagccttactcATGCCCACTGTGCAGAATGAATTTTACGTACAAGGAGTCCTTTGATATCCActtgagagttcacactggagaaaacctttacacctgcaaactgtgtgggaaaAGCTTCTCACAAAAAGGAAATCTTAAGTatcacatgagaatccacactggtgagaagccgttcacatgtgatcagtgtggtaaGAGTTTCAGATACAAAGTATCCTTAAATAAGCACACCAGGATTCACTCAAGAGAGAACTGTCCTACatgtcatcagtgtggaaagagtttcactgaCCAGAAAGACCTTAAGAATCATGTATTAACTCACATCGGGGAGAAGCCTTTCCTGTGCCAccactgtggaaagagtttcacacgtAAAGGAAATCTCAAGACTCACATGataattcacactggagaaaggcCTTTCATATGCCATCACTGTGGAAAATgtttcagatttaaaataaatcttcagaCTCACTTGAGGCTTCACACCGGAGAGAGGCCTTACACATGTCTTCAGCGTTAG